Part of the Candidatus Saccharimonadales bacterium genome, ATCAGGAAGACCATTCGTTGAGAGCTGATGTACGCTTGGCGGAGTAGATGAGTCTGGTCGTGGTTCAGCTTACCTGCATCACCTTCCAGAACCATCGAGAGGTATCCCTTAACGGTAGTTAAAGGGGTACGAAGTTGGTGAGAAGCAAGTGACATAAATTCGTCTTTGGCTTCGTCTAGCTCACGTAACTTTTTGTTGGTCTGGCGTAACTCGGCTGTCGCTTGCTCCACTTTATCCTGCAAGGTCTTCGTGAACTGCTCTATCTCCTCAAAACGCAAAGCATTCTCAGTGGCCACAGCGATTTCGGCAGCTGCCGTGCGAACGAGGCTGATGTCCTGCGTGCTATACATATTGCCAGAGACTTTATCACCGAAGACAAGATATCCTAACCGTTCTTTTGACGTTGCAAGATGGGCAAGGACACTAACGTTCATTGTCTGCATGAGATTCATGGCCGGAGTAGTCTGGTCTTCTATCTCGTCTAGGACAAGGAGGTGCTGGCTGTACGATCTGAAGTGTTTTGGAATCTCAGCAGTCGTGTGCGGAGCGTGCCCCACAACGATAGTACGTACCTCGCCACTCTTTCGATCAACGACGATGATAGCGCCATATTGGGCCTTGAGGGCATGAGCCAGAAGGTGGAGTGAACGACCGGCCAGTGAATCGACCGAGGTCTCCCGTACCAACTGAGCGTTTATCTTATCGAGAACATCTTGGGTCTCGTAGGCATCCTGGTAGAATATCGCCTGAGTTACCTTGTCGAAGAAACGCTTCATCGGCTGGGTTATTAGCACCAGACCGATCGTAAACACGGTGACGATTGCTAGCTGCGTCAGAGTAAGTTTCGTATGGACACCGTAAAACGTAACCAGTGTAACCAGCAGACCATACATGAGGCTCATGCTCAACACAAGAGTCGCATAGCCAAGGAAACGTGTGATTAATCGTCGTACGTCAAAGAGGCGATGCTTGGCTATCGCATAGGTAACAGGTACTGCGAATAGGATAGTGGCGTACATCCCATAGTTAATATAAGTATTGCTATGTAAAAGTACGGGCAGGAATAGATTGGTGATTGAACCAAGTCCACCCAACAAGACAACGCCCAACAGGATGAACTTGATTCTCTCCCTGTTGACCCTGCGCTCTGAGCGCATCTTCCTGATCAGCACGTAGAGCGCATACCCGAAGTAGGTCAAAAAGTAGGCTATGAATATGTAATAAAGTGGTCCAGTCGTTGGGGTGGATAGACCGTTAGGGAAGGTGACTCCTGTTATAAACTCTGGCGCCCAGCTTATCCCCGTCACAATCAGTCCAACACAGACTATCAGAAAACGTATTCTTGCCGACAAGGGTCCTTTCTTGGGGAAATCAACGACGAATAACAGGAACGAGAGGAGGGCAATGCTAATGGAGAAGAAAGTAAATCTTGTCCAGAAAAGTGAGCTTGACTGCGAATACTCTGCGAGAGCATTTGCCTGCACCCAACCCGCTAGTGAGATACAGAGTACTGCAAAAAGCCTCTTGGCCCCAGAGTATGTGGCGCGACCAAGCACAATGATACCCAAGCCGATAAGCACGAGACAGACCAGCTCCGCACTGAATACCTCGAAGGCATTATGCATATGTTTATACTATCATGTGGCTGATCGGCTTCTGGGATACTCAGCCTTTGAGTGATTCGTATGCCTGTCGTTCCGCCCGGCTCAACGTCTCAGTGGGCAAACCGTGAAGAAGAAACTGAATTGCTCGCCGCCTCACTTTCGTCTCTGAGTGAGGCTCTTTACGAAGGGCCCTCTCGAGTTCCCTGAGTGAAGAGCCAACTTTCAAGATCGCCGGCACTACGTCTGCTCCCGGGTAAGCAGTTACGGGGCCCGCTTTCTGTATGGCTGGACCGAATAAGAGACGTAGTCTCTCGTACAAGCGCGGGTCACAGGCCATAAACCATATCTTGTCCCGTTCAACGAGAGAGTGGTGCCACATAGCCCTATAAAGCAACAACGGAGCAAAACTGCTCGCGTTGTACTGTTTGGCTAAGGCTGAGATTTCGACGCACTCCTCCGGTCTATGTTTGCTCAA contains:
- a CDS encoding ATP-binding protein — its product is MHNAFEVFSAELVCLVLIGLGIIVLGRATYSGAKRLFAVLCISLAGWVQANALAEYSQSSSLFWTRFTFFSISIALLSFLLFVVDFPKKGPLSARIRFLIVCVGLIVTGISWAPEFITGVTFPNGLSTPTTGPLYYIFIAYFLTYFGYALYVLIRKMRSERRVNRERIKFILLGVVLLGGLGSITNLFLPVLLHSNTYINYGMYATILFAVPVTYAIAKHRLFDVRRLITRFLGYATLVLSMSLMYGLLVTLVTFYGVHTKLTLTQLAIVTVFTIGLVLITQPMKRFFDKVTQAIFYQDAYETQDVLDKINAQLVRETSVDSLAGRSLHLLAHALKAQYGAIIVVDRKSGEVRTIVVGHAPHTTAEIPKHFRSYSQHLLVLDEIEDQTTPAMNLMQTMNVSVLAHLATSKERLGYLVFGDKVSGNMYSTQDISLVRTAAAEIAVATENALRFEEIEQFTKTLQDKVEQATAELRQTNKKLRELDEAKDEFMSLASHQLRTPLTTVKGYLSMVLEGDAGKLNHDQTHLLRQAYISSQRMVFLIADFLNVSRIKTGKFVLEPKNTDLRSVIAGEIDQLTATAANRKVALVYEEPASFPNLYLDDEKIRQVIMNFIDNAIYYTPSGGTITVQLYAEDNKAVFKVTDTGIGVPVNERAHLFTKFYRASNARKARPDGTGIGLFMAKKIIDLEGGTLIFESEVGVGSTFGFTMPVKKKPAK